A DNA window from Anastrepha ludens isolate Willacy chromosome 6, idAnaLude1.1, whole genome shotgun sequence contains the following coding sequences:
- the LOC128868792 gene encoding cyclic GMP-AMP synthase-like receptor 1 isoform X1, translating into MTRKPYESYLEDIAQLITIRDEDRPIYTKDFDIIRDHVLNGMKNVDGVFKKMYQGTSLFGSYANNVRIKYPNEFDVIFILGIPHSSNIVVNRDAYSPGYVNLDLEEVMEHLQDAKGYAEVYDCFNELIDEDDCLLRKSFQIWLKKVVLSCLKTYGNEIRGHQGDLYTLMYSKRGLAHTIYAKCTARSISIDLIPGISFGKAEWMKVSKRHRKMFGDTKWYAVPKPPVRLFHTKCAFMICNPKVERKLLLGRQNLKVVFRLLKSLRDKYGMKRLKSYFITTAFLWEVEKQKKSFWNNPLHILLEHMLESLADSFAEGCLPFYWDRKNNLLNNLDDEEIDDYAEKLKRAYETLRQYKFEPNLTYKRCRTHFELP; encoded by the exons ATGACCCGAAAGCCCTATGAGTCATACTTGGAAGACATTGCCCAACTTATAACAATACGTGATGAAGACAGACCAATCTATACAAAGGATTTTGATATCATACGAGATCACGTTTTGAATGGAATGAAGAATGTTGATGGTGTATTTAAAAAGATGTATCAAGGGACAAGTCTTTTTG GAAGTTACGCCAACAACGTGCGCATAAAATATCCCAATGAGTTCGACGTCATATTTATATTGGGTATCCCTCATTCATCTAATATTGTTGTGAATAGGGATGCTTATAGTCCCGGATATGTAAATTTGGATTTAGAGGAAGTTATGGAGCATTTACAAGATGCGAAAGGTTATGCCGAGGTTTACGATTGTTTTAATGAACTTATCGATGAAGATGATTGCTTGTTGCGCAAGAGTTTTCAGATTTGGCTTAAGAAGGTTGTATTGAGTTGTTTGAAAACATACGGAAATGAAATTCGTGGTCACCAGGGAGATTTATATACCTTAATGTATTCAAAGCGTGGATTGGCGCATACGATCTATGCTAAGTGTACTGCTCGTTCAATTTCCATTGATTTAATTCCTGGTATTTCCTTTGGAAAAGCTGAGTGGATGAAAGTTAGCAAACGTCATAGAAAAATGTTCGGAGATACAAAATGGTATGCTGTTCCAAAGCCACCTGTCCGTCTCTTTCATACAAAATGTGCATTTATGATTTGCAACCCTAAAGTGGAACGAAAACTTTTGCTGGGAAGGCAAAATCTAAAGGTTGTTTTTCGGCTCTTGAAGTCTCTACGCGATAAATACGGCATGAAACGCCTCAAAAGTTATTTCATAACCACAGCTTTCCTTTgggaagttgaaaaacaaaaaaaaagtttttggaataATCCACTACATATTTTACTAGAGCAC ATGCTGGAGTCTTTGGCTGATAGTTTCGCTGAAGGTTGTTTGCCTTTTTATTGGGACCGAAAAAACAACCTATTGAATAACTTGGACGATGAGGAAATTGATGACTACGCCGAAAAACTTAAACGTGCCTATGAAACATTAAGGCAGTATAAATTCGAGCCGAACCTTACATATAAGCGATGCCGAACTCATTTCGag CTTCCTTAA
- the LOC128868792 gene encoding cyclic GMP-AMP synthase-like receptor 1 isoform X2, translating to MTRKPYESYLEDIAQLITIRDEDRPIYTKDFDIIRDHVLNGMKNVDGVFKKMYQGTSLFGSYANNVRIKYPNEFDVIFILGIPHSSNIVVNRDAYSPGYVNLDLEEVMEHLQDAKGYAEVYDCFNELIDEDDCLLRKSFQIWLKKVVLSCLKTYGNEIRGHQGDLYTLMYSKRGLAHTIYAKCTARSISIDLIPGISFGKAEWMKVSKRHRKMFGDTKWYAVPKPPVRLFHTKCAFMICNPKVERKLLLGRQNLKVVFRLLKSLRDKYGMKRLKSYFITTAFLWEVEKQKKSFWNNPLHILLEHLP from the exons ATGACCCGAAAGCCCTATGAGTCATACTTGGAAGACATTGCCCAACTTATAACAATACGTGATGAAGACAGACCAATCTATACAAAGGATTTTGATATCATACGAGATCACGTTTTGAATGGAATGAAGAATGTTGATGGTGTATTTAAAAAGATGTATCAAGGGACAAGTCTTTTTG GAAGTTACGCCAACAACGTGCGCATAAAATATCCCAATGAGTTCGACGTCATATTTATATTGGGTATCCCTCATTCATCTAATATTGTTGTGAATAGGGATGCTTATAGTCCCGGATATGTAAATTTGGATTTAGAGGAAGTTATGGAGCATTTACAAGATGCGAAAGGTTATGCCGAGGTTTACGATTGTTTTAATGAACTTATCGATGAAGATGATTGCTTGTTGCGCAAGAGTTTTCAGATTTGGCTTAAGAAGGTTGTATTGAGTTGTTTGAAAACATACGGAAATGAAATTCGTGGTCACCAGGGAGATTTATATACCTTAATGTATTCAAAGCGTGGATTGGCGCATACGATCTATGCTAAGTGTACTGCTCGTTCAATTTCCATTGATTTAATTCCTGGTATTTCCTTTGGAAAAGCTGAGTGGATGAAAGTTAGCAAACGTCATAGAAAAATGTTCGGAGATACAAAATGGTATGCTGTTCCAAAGCCACCTGTCCGTCTCTTTCATACAAAATGTGCATTTATGATTTGCAACCCTAAAGTGGAACGAAAACTTTTGCTGGGAAGGCAAAATCTAAAGGTTGTTTTTCGGCTCTTGAAGTCTCTACGCGATAAATACGGCATGAAACGCCTCAAAAGTTATTTCATAACCACAGCTTTCCTTTgggaagttgaaaaacaaaaaaaaagtttttggaataATCCACTACATATTTTACTAGAGCAC CTTCCTTAA
- the LOC128867018 gene encoding protein ecdysoneless homolog has product MPADWLTDNGNGNGNGSGAPALIITKSSKDATAPTKVGHLNELSARTTTAQRFDRHEQSRDTDGTVNKKNSNKQKQQRRRQRQRQRQQKAGSQSNNNSNASTDANDDKKAAASNTNSHNLTITITISHRRSCSCSTSTTTTNSSAIASSSSVNNKSATVCRSVAVESGQTGSSNNKNKCIVAKAVTVDDDGDDDDDDYDDDDGNGNGSTTSTFAIAQVKMVAYAHGVTEDI; this is encoded by the exons ATGCCTGCCGACTGGTTGACGGACAATGGCAATGGCAACGGCAACGGCAGCGGTGCTCCGGCGCTGATTATAACCAAGAGTAGCAAAG ATGCGACCGCTCCGACAAAAGTTGGACACTTGAATGAGCTGAGCGCACGTACAACCACCGCGCAACGGTTCGACAGACACGAGCAGAGTAGAGACACAGACGGCAcagtgaacaaaaaaaacagtaacaaacaaaaacagcagcGGCGGCGACAGCGGCAACGACAACGACAGCAGAAGGCAGGCAGCCAgagtaacaacaacagcaatgctAGCACCGATGCCAATGACGACAAAAAGGCGGCCGCCAGCAACACCAACAGCCACAACCTCACCATCACTATTACCATCAGCCACCGTCGCAGCTGCAGCTGCAGCACCAgtaccaccaccaccaacagCAGCGCCAttgccagcagcagcagcgtcaACAACAAAAGCGCGACAGTATGTCGGTCGGTGGCAGTGGAAAGCGGGCAAACAGGCAGCAG caacaacaagaataaGTGTATTGTGGCTAAGGCTGTTActgttgatgatgatggtgatgatgatgatgatgactatGATGACGATGATGGTAACGGCAATGGCAGCACCACATCAACCTTCGCAATAGCACAGGTGAAGATGGTGGCATATGCTCATGGCGTTACTGAGGATATTTAA